In Malania oleifera isolate guangnan ecotype guangnan chromosome 8, ASM2987363v1, whole genome shotgun sequence, a single window of DNA contains:
- the LOC131162734 gene encoding uncharacterized protein LOC131162734: MHPPTFSGGHDPTIVGDWVEKIERILEVLHCTNKQRVLYATFQLSREAGQWWTTVSLLEKQRAGPIKMSWSCFKEVFFNAKADDFSTLTQGSMMVQGYATQYIELSWFALCLISNEYEKTRRFKKGLRKDICRLAGIVEEEEQGLRLPIEYRASGFSDELGG; this comes from the exons atgcatcctccgacgttctcaggGGGACATGACCCGACGATAGTAggggactgggtcgagaagattgagaggatcttggaggtcctacattGCACAAACAAGCagagagttctttatgctaccttccagttatcTAGGGAGGCAGGGCAATGGTGGACTACCGTGAGTCTGCTGGAAAAGCAGAGGGCTGGTCCTATAAAGATGTCTTGGAGCTGTTTTAAGGAAGTGTTCTTTAACGCTAAGGCAGATGATTTTTCTAcgttgactcaggggagtatgatggTACAGGGGTATGCTACtcagtatatagagctatcctggTTTGCACTGTGTTTGATATCGAACGAGTACGAGAAAACTCGAAGGTTtaagaagggtctgaggaaggacatctgcaGATTAgcgg ggatcgtggaagaagaggaacaggggctcaGGTTACCGATAGAATACCGAGCATCAGGGTTCTCAGATGAGCTAGGTGGGTGA